One region of Alcanivorax sediminis genomic DNA includes:
- the recO gene encoding DNA repair protein RecO, producing MSRAEQDLQPAWLLHRRPFRNTSLIVELFVPRLGRVGAVVRGGRKDPSLAPFRPLLVELKKGGELYSLRGCEPRASSLRLDGKALYCGFYVNELLTRLLHRDDPHPDLWPLYEQTLTALSHGEMLDVVLRQFEMGLLEEMGYGISLSDDIQGDPISSALFYQLDPEQGLVSAGSGYAGADLLAMLNGDWQPSVRKAARQICRALLAPHLGDRPLKSRELFREK from the coding sequence ATGAGCCGCGCTGAACAGGATCTGCAACCGGCCTGGTTGTTGCACCGACGCCCTTTTCGTAACACCAGTCTGATCGTCGAACTCTTTGTGCCTCGTCTCGGTCGGGTAGGGGCTGTGGTCAGGGGAGGGCGCAAGGACCCCTCTCTGGCGCCGTTCCGCCCGTTACTGGTTGAATTGAAGAAAGGCGGCGAGCTGTATTCACTGCGCGGCTGTGAGCCCCGCGCTTCCTCCCTCAGGCTTGATGGCAAAGCGCTTTACTGCGGTTTTTACGTCAATGAACTGCTGACCCGTTTGCTGCATCGTGATGATCCTCATCCTGATCTGTGGCCTCTGTATGAGCAAACCCTGACGGCCCTGAGCCACGGTGAGATGCTGGATGTGGTGCTCAGACAATTTGAAATGGGGCTGCTGGAAGAGATGGGTTACGGTATCTCGCTAAGCGATGATATTCAGGGTGACCCAATCAGCTCAGCGCTCTTTTATCAGCTGGACCCAGAGCAGGGGCTGGTGTCTGCGGGTAGTGGATATGCCGGCGCTGACCTCCTGGCCATGCTTAACGGAGACTGGCAGCCCAGCGTAAGGAAAGCGGCAAGGCAGATCTGCCGGGCACTGCTGGCACCCCATCTCGGTGACAGACCTTTGAAGAGTCGCGAGTTGTTCCGGGAAAAATGA
- the era gene encoding GTPase Era: MTDQLDTPTRCGMVSIVGRPNVGKSTLMNHLIGQKVSITSRKPQTTRHRIHGIHTRDHYQIVFADTPGIHTGQERALNRAMNDAAVSTLSGVDVVCMMVDGLKWTPGDEHVLSLLPTNPEVPVLLIINKVDNLEDKGELLPYIESLSARYPFDAVIPVSALKEQNLEQLEKALVERLPEGDFWYDEDQLTDRSLRFMAAEIIREKVVRQLGQEVPHQVSVEVELWEDGPRVTDISAAILVERRGQKKILIGDKGERIKQIGTQAREDIERLIDRRVMLNLWVKIKAGWSDDARALRSLGYDEPR; the protein is encoded by the coding sequence ATGACTGATCAACTGGATACCCCAACCCGTTGCGGCATGGTCTCCATCGTCGGGCGCCCCAATGTGGGCAAGTCGACACTCATGAACCATCTGATTGGTCAGAAGGTCAGTATCACGTCCCGCAAGCCGCAGACTACCCGCCACCGGATCCATGGTATTCACACCCGCGATCATTATCAGATTGTGTTTGCCGACACCCCCGGAATTCATACCGGCCAGGAGCGCGCACTCAACCGCGCCATGAACGATGCTGCTGTCTCTACCCTGAGTGGCGTTGATGTGGTGTGCATGATGGTGGATGGCCTGAAGTGGACTCCCGGGGATGAGCACGTACTATCCCTGCTGCCAACCAACCCCGAAGTGCCGGTGCTGCTGATCATCAACAAGGTAGACAACCTGGAAGACAAGGGTGAGCTACTGCCCTACATCGAGAGCTTGAGTGCCCGTTATCCCTTTGATGCGGTGATCCCGGTGTCTGCGCTCAAAGAGCAGAACCTGGAGCAATTGGAAAAAGCGCTGGTTGAACGTCTTCCGGAGGGCGATTTCTGGTACGACGAGGACCAGCTCACTGATCGTAGTCTCCGCTTCATGGCCGCTGAAATTATCCGTGAGAAAGTGGTTCGCCAGCTGGGGCAGGAGGTGCCGCACCAGGTCAGTGTGGAAGTGGAGTTGTGGGAAGATGGCCCTCGTGTGACGGACATTTCGGCAGCGATTTTGGTGGAGCGGCGCGGACAGAAGAAGATTCTCATTGGCGACAAAGGTGAGCGGATCAAGCAGATAGGCACCCAGGCCCGGGAAGATATTGAGCGCTTGATTGATCGCCGTGTCATGCTCAACTTGTGGGTGAAGATCAAGGCCGGCTGGTCTGATGACGCCCGTGCCCTGCGTTCACTCGGCTACGATGAGCCGCGCTGA
- the rnc gene encoding ribonuclease III, producing the protein MPRLGYHFNDEDLLALALTHRSVSRNRNYERLEFLGDAQLGQIISVALFEQFPDAAEGQLTRMRASLVRGQTLAQVGRELGLGEHLLLGGGELKSGGYRRDSILADALEAIIGAMLLDGGEEACRRVVLGWFADRLDAITPQNAQKDAKTRLQEWLQARKFELPVYQVTKVQGLAPKQTFDVSCELEQMQQTFVAQGASRRKAEQQAAAEALTWLEQQYD; encoded by the coding sequence ATGCCCCGCCTGGGGTATCACTTCAATGATGAAGATCTGCTTGCGCTGGCACTGACTCACCGCAGTGTCAGCCGCAATCGCAACTACGAGCGGCTTGAGTTTCTGGGCGATGCCCAGCTCGGTCAAATAATATCGGTTGCTCTATTCGAACAGTTCCCTGATGCCGCAGAAGGCCAGCTCACTCGTATGCGTGCGTCTCTGGTGCGTGGGCAGACGCTGGCCCAGGTCGGTCGGGAGCTGGGCCTGGGAGAACATCTTCTCCTCGGTGGTGGCGAGCTGAAAAGTGGTGGTTACCGCCGTGATTCAATCCTGGCGGATGCCCTTGAAGCGATCATTGGCGCCATGTTGCTCGATGGGGGCGAAGAGGCCTGCCGTCGGGTGGTACTTGGCTGGTTCGCCGACAGGCTTGACGCCATTACGCCACAGAACGCCCAGAAAGATGCCAAGACACGCTTGCAGGAATGGCTGCAAGCCCGCAAATTTGAACTTCCGGTGTATCAAGTCACCAAGGTGCAGGGGCTGGCGCCCAAGCAGACCTTTGATGTGAGTTGCGAACTGGAGCAGATGCAACAAACCTTCGTGGCCCAGGGGGCCAGCCGTCGCAAGGCAGAGCAGCAGGCGGCAGCAGAGGCGTTGACCTGGCTGGAGCAGCAGTATGACTGA
- a CDS encoding DUF4845 domain-containing protein: MKTMPSRQRGLSLISWMVVLVVVAILGTAAFRMVPAYLEYNTISTAVRSLLQDSKVAMMSESELRQALDKRFLINQVEAIKVDDLVFSREGGVLIISTDYEVREPMFYNVSIVMTFKEEFSKDVRQ; this comes from the coding sequence ATGAAGACAATGCCCTCTCGGCAACGTGGACTTTCTCTGATCAGCTGGATGGTTGTGTTGGTTGTGGTCGCTATTCTGGGGACAGCTGCATTCAGAATGGTTCCTGCTTATTTGGAATACAACACTATTTCCACCGCGGTTCGATCACTTTTACAAGATAGTAAGGTTGCAATGATGAGTGAAAGTGAATTGCGCCAGGCATTGGACAAGCGATTCCTGATAAACCAAGTGGAAGCAATTAAGGTTGATGACCTTGTATTCAGCAGGGAAGGCGGCGTACTGATCATTTCTACCGACTACGAAGTCCGTGAGCCCATGTTTTACAATGTAAGCATTGTCATGACGTTCAAGGAAGAATTCAGCAAAGACGTTCGCCAGTGA